The nucleotide sequence TGTGTTTGGCGACCTTAGTATGCTTACGTCTATTTATCCTACTGATATAGAAAGCTTCACGATTCTGAAAGATGCCTCGGAAACAGCTCAGTATGGTTCGAGAGGGGCTTCGGGTGTAATCGAAATCACCACCAAAAAGGGCATCAGCGATAAAACAAAGGTGAGCTACAATGGAAGCTTCGGCATTGCTTCGGTATACAAAAGCCTAAAAATGGTGTCTGCCGCCGAGTTTAGGGAGATTGCCGGCGAGCGAAACATCTCTTTTCTTGATTTGGGCAACAATACGAATTTTCTGAAGGAAATAGAGCAGACGGGAATCCAGCAGAATCATCATGTTGCTTTCTACGGGGGGTCTGATGCTTCCAGTTACCGTGTTTCTTTGGGTTTCATGGACCGACAGGGGGTGATATTAAATGAAGATTTGAATAACTTAACCTCCAATATGAACATGACACAAAAGGTGTTCGGCGATTTTATCAAATGCGAATTGGGTATGTTCGGCTCGGTGCAGAAGAATCACAATCTTTTCGATTATCAGAAAACGTTTTATTCTGCCGCCACTTTTAATCCTACTTATCCTGATCATAAAAATACCGAAACCAATTCGTGGGATCAGATTACCAATGCCAGCCAGATTACCAATCCGCTTGCCTGGATGGAGGTGAAAGATCATGAAGTAAGCTCGCACATCAGTACGCATGCCCGGCTTACATTCAATCTTTTAGACGAATTGAAGTTGGTTATGTTCGGTTCGTATACCAATAACATAGTGGAGAATTCTCAGTATCTGCCTACCTCGGTATGGGCACACGGACAAGCATACAAGGGAACCAGGAAAATGGAGTCTTTACTTGGCAGCCTCATTCTGACATACAAAAAGGCTCTGGGAAAGAATTTCTTCGACGCGCTTGCTCTTGCCGAATTTCAGGAGGAAACATTTACGGGTTATTATACCACGGTTACCAACTTCGGCACAGACAAATTTGGATACGATAACTTGCAGGCGGGAGCCATCCGTCTTTGGGAAGGGACGGGTTCTTATTACGAACAACCGCACCTGGCTTCTTTCATGGGACGGTTTAATTACACGTATGCCGACCGCTATATTTTTACTGTCAATGCCCGGGCTGATGGTTCCTCCAAGTTCGGGGTAAACAACAAATGGGGTTTCTTTCCTTCTGTTTCGGCGGCATGGGTTGTAAGCGAAGAACAGTTTATGAAACAGCTTACCCTTGTCGACAATCTGAAATTCCGTATGGGCTATGGTCTGGCGGGAAATCAGAGCGGAATTGATTCGTATACGACGCTTAGTCTTGTAAAACCCAATGGTGTTGTACCGGCTGGCACATCGCAGGTTGTTTCTTTGGCTGACTTAAAGAATACGAATCCCGATTTGAAGTGGGAAATAAAGCATACCTTTAATATGGGTGCCGACATTGCCTTATTTGGTAACCGGTTGTTGCTGTCGGCAAATTATTACAATTCAAAGACCTCGGACATGCTTTATCTTTACAATGTAAGCGTACCTCCTTTTGCATACAATACGTTGCTGGCAAATATCGGTTCGATGCGGAACAGCGGAA is from uncultured Macellibacteroides sp. and encodes:
- a CDS encoding SusC/RagA family TonB-linked outer membrane protein translates to MKQHRVIRERISVLCLVFLSMQLDIIAQDIPSSPADSLITVGYATGNKKNISGSVDKITEQEMNKDQITNPLEAIRGRVPGLTIQKGNKGTNGPAALDAVRLRGTTSLTSGNDPLIIVDGVFGDLSMLTSIYPTDIESFTILKDASETAQYGSRGASGVIEITTKKGISDKTKVSYNGSFGIASVYKSLKMVSAAEFREIAGERNISFLDLGNNTNFLKEIEQTGIQQNHHVAFYGGSDASSYRVSLGFMDRQGVILNEDLNNLTSNMNMTQKVFGDFIKCELGMFGSVQKNHNLFDYQKTFYSAATFNPTYPDHKNTETNSWDQITNASQITNPLAWMEVKDHEVSSHISTHARLTFNLLDELKLVMFGSYTNNIVENSQYLPTSVWAHGQAYKGTRKMESLLGSLILTYKKALGKNFFDALALAEFQEETFTGYYTTVTNFGTDKFGYDNLQAGAIRLWEGTGSYYEQPHLASFMGRFNYTYADRYIFTVNARADGSSKFGVNNKWGFFPSVSAAWVVSEEQFMKQLTLVDNLKFRMGYGLAGNQSGIDSYTTLSLVKPNGVVPAGTSQVVSLADLKNTNPDLKWEIKHTFNMGADIALFGNRLLLSANYYNSKTSDMLYLYNVSVPPFAYNTLLANIGSMRNSGTEIALGITPFKNKDLELNINAHITFQQNKLLSLSGRYNGESILAPEFKSLTDLNGAGFHGGYNHIVYQIVGQPLGVFYLPHSKGLVSDGSGGYTYDIVDLNGGGVSLEDGEDRYIAGQAVPKALLGSNISFRYKMVDVSVQVNGAFGHKIYNGTSLTYMNMNIFPDYNVMKEAPEQNIKDQTATDYWLEKGDYVNFDYLTVGWNVPVNSVKKYIQSLRLSFTVNNLATITGYSGLSPMVNSSSVNSTLGVDDKRSYPLARTYTFGLSINF